In Vibrio alginolyticus NBRC 15630 = ATCC 17749, the sequence CTCGATACCCAACAAGTTCTGCTTTTCCTGATTTAGGGTAGTGGTACTGAGGAGCAAGGTATAAATTCGAGCTAGTAATATTGTCTTTTGACAAGCCGGCATCCGACAAGCTTTTTAGAAACTCTTCAACGGTTTTATCTACGGACAATTTCGCTTGTTCAGCCGTCATTGTCGTATCGACTACTTTTACAGAAAACGTAGCCATATCAGGTGTAGCCGTCACTTCGCCATACCCCGTTGTCGTAACATGAGCAAACTCTGGCGTATTCGCCAAAACTGAAGCACTGGTAAGGCTGAGTGCTGAAGCCAGCAAAAATGAATACAATTTCATTCAATAAATCCATCCATACAAAATTAAGTACTTAATCTCAGATTCCAACATCACTATCATGGCTGAGAAAGCGTGTGGTTTCATAATAGAAACTTCCGCCGATTATCCAAGCACCCATAGTGACTTCTAACACAACTTTGACTATGTAACATTGGCGTAATTTTTAAACAAAACACACTAAGTTAACGATATGCAGCTCTGACAAACTTATTGAGGTAGATGCTGCTGCGCATACCCCACTATCGCATGTGAGATTTCTTGTAGTACCCCAGTTTCTAACTGCCAGTGGTGCCAATAAATCCGATGGGACATTAAAAAACCTGGAGTCACATCAACCAACACACCTCTGTCTAATTCGTCGGTAATTTGCAAGCGGGGGATCAAGCAATAAGCTACACCAGCTAACGCCACTTTTAGAAACGCTTCAGAACTACTGATGTTGTGATGAATAACGCTGTCAGGATTGACGTTAAAGTGCTCGGTAAGAAATGTTTTATGTAGATCATCATATTGGTCATATGAAACGGCCGGTGCTTTTGCCAATGTCTGATTATTTACGCCTTTAGAAAAATAACGCTGATAGAACTCTGGGCTCGCGACACAAACATAATCGATGCGACCTAAATAGTCTGAGCTGCATCCGGGGATTGGCTGGGACTCCAAGCTGATCGCTCCTGTCACTTCGCCACTTTTGAGTTTTTCAATAGAGCGGTATTCACCATAGATAGTCAGTTTTAGTTCAACTTGACGCTGCTTCATAACATTTTGCAGCGCTGGCAGTAGCCATGTTGCAAGGCTATCTGCATTAGTCGCTAAAGAGAGTTGCACAGGTCGCGTACTGGTATCATTTTTTAGTTCGGGGAGAATTTCATGCTCTAGCAAGCGTACTCGCCGATAAAGACCCAACAATTTTTTACCAATTGGCGTTGGCT encodes:
- a CDS encoding LysR family transcriptional regulator ArgP, with the translated sequence MRGLDYKWIEALDAIVYQGSFERAAEHLFVSQSAISQRIKQLEKFLAQPVLIRSQPPKPTPIGKKLLGLYRRVRLLEHEILPELKNDTSTRPVQLSLATNADSLATWLLPALQNVMKQRQVELKLTIYGEYRSIEKLKSGEVTGAISLESQPIPGCSSDYLGRIDYVCVASPEFYQRYFSKGVNNQTLAKAPAVSYDQYDDLHKTFLTEHFNVNPDSVIHHNISSSEAFLKVALAGVAYCLIPRLQITDELDRGVLVDVTPGFLMSHRIYWHHWQLETGVLQEISHAIVGYAQQHLPQ